The Psychrobacillus sp. FSL K6-4046 DNA window TCCGTTTTACCCTGAGCTCGTCCCTCTTTATTCCAAGCTGTCACACCATGTCTAATAAAAGCTATTGTAGTCATTTATAATAACCCCCTTTGTTCTAAGATAAGATAGAAAATACCTTTCGTAAAGTGCAGCCTAAAATGTTAATTATAAAAATAATTAACACTTGACCTTCACGCTACGTAAACCTTTACACTACATATATCAGGAGGTGAAGTAATGATATATACAATTCAGAAGCTTGGAGAACTTGCTGGAATTAGTACTCGAACTATTCGCTACTACGATGAAATTGATTTATTAAAACCAGCAAGCCTAAGCGAAGCAGGTTATAGAATGTACGGATCAGCGGAGGTAAATCGCCTTCAACAAATATTGTTTTACCGAGAGTTGGGGATAAGCTTGGGACAAATAAAAGAAATCCTCATTTCACCAGGATTCGACAGTACTGTTGCTTTAAAGGAGCATAAGGAAAAACTAATTCAAAAAAGAGCTCAGCTAGATTTGTTAATAAATAATGTGGATAAATCGATTCAAGAATATGAAAGGGGTATTAAAATGACAGACAAAGAAAAATTTGAAGGATTTAAACAAGAGCTTGTGGACAACAATGAGGATATGTACGGTGAGGAAATTCGAAACAATTATGGAAATGATGCTGTAGACCAATCCAATGCTATGCTAAAAAACATGACCAAAGAACAATATGAGGAGGTTGTAAAATTAGAGCAAGAGGTATTAGATAGCTTAAAAGAAGCGATTGCTGCTGGTGACCCAACAAGTAAACCTGGGCAAAAGACAGCAGAACTGCATAAACAGTGGATAAGTTTTCATTGGCCAAAATATTCAACGGAAGCGCATGCAGGCCTAGCTGAAATGTATGTAGCAGACGAACGCTTTAAAGCTTATTACGATAAGGTGCAACCAGGTGCGGCGCAATTTTTACGTGATGCTATTGTAGAATATACTAAAAACTAGAAGGCTAGCCTTCTAGTTTTTTAAGAGTTGCTCTATTATGTGGATATCATCCGGATAAGCTAGTGGCAAGTTCTTCATATCGTCCAATGACTTCCAAGCAATCTCATGGATAAATTCATCTGGATCATGAATCGTTAATTCTCCACTTATAAATTCTACTATAAAGTACTCTACATAATACGAGATACCATAATCACTTAATACTCCACTTTTTTTATGTATCATTTCAATTGGACGAACAGTTAAGCCTGTCTCTTCCCAAAATTCTCGGACACAGCATTCTTCAAAGGTTTCCCCTTCCTCCACCGTCCCTGAAGGAACTGTCCACAGCTTATCCTCTCCCGGTGCTGCCTGTAAAACCATTAACACTTCTTTTCGCTCATTAAAAAAAACACCAGCCGCCCCTTGCCATTTAAACATTCTTTCCACTGCCCTTCCTAAGCTATAAAATATTATTCTTCTATTATACCGTACTGCTGGGTAGCATTACTAAATTATAGAAGCTACCCTACTTGTAGTGCATCCGCGCCTATTAACTACCATGGAGAGAGTGATCTATTAATCCGCCAAATTCGCCAGTAAATCTATATATACATCCATAAATCGTTAATTCGCCCCTTCTCCTAGCGTATTCGCCCATTACCTTGGTGTAAGTGACCCATTAACCGGCCAGAATCGCCCATAAGCTTATAGAAAGTGTCCCATTACGGTCTCAGAATCGCCCATAAATCAAAAAATGTACCCTACCACACATTATTTTATCC harbors:
- a CDS encoding NUDIX hydrolase, with amino-acid sequence MFKWQGAAGVFFNERKEVLMVLQAAPGEDKLWTVPSGTVEEGETFEECCVREFWEETGLTVRPIEMIHKKSGVLSDYGISYYVEYFIVEFISGELTIHDPDEFIHEIAWKSLDDMKNLPLAYPDDIHIIEQLLKN
- a CDS encoding MerR family transcriptional regulator, which codes for MIYTIQKLGELAGISTRTIRYYDEIDLLKPASLSEAGYRMYGSAEVNRLQQILFYRELGISLGQIKEILISPGFDSTVALKEHKEKLIQKRAQLDLLINNVDKSIQEYERGIKMTDKEKFEGFKQELVDNNEDMYGEEIRNNYGNDAVDQSNAMLKNMTKEQYEEVVKLEQEVLDSLKEAIAAGDPTSKPGQKTAELHKQWISFHWPKYSTEAHAGLAEMYVADERFKAYYDKVQPGAAQFLRDAIVEYTKN